The following coding sequences lie in one Flagellimonas eckloniae genomic window:
- a CDS encoding adenylate/guanylate cyclase domain-containing protein: MIAFLSKLLNKRRWRIIRFYIVGWSLAFVFLAIVRGVGTEEQGQLKFDFKSSMIIGLTMGPILGVISGIASIWAEKNIYRKLSIGRLLLLRTMYTFLFIIAMTFVAYGVYQFYFGTEISLLTFAFDAGSGAIYFYIWITDSFLTILRQVNLMLGEGNLLKLIRGKFYTPREEARIFMFLDLQSSTELAERLGHVNYSMLVQDCFNDLGIVVENDAEIYQYVGDEAVLTWKLKEGLQNENCLKAYYNFTQLLLKKHEHYQKKYACTPFFKAGLHAGTVTVTEVGKYKKEIAYHGDTINTAARIQGQCNSLKSELLISESLKNQLSSSNFMYNPMGSIPLKGKKDNVAVCAVSQLTE, from the coding sequence GTGATTGCTTTCTTATCCAAATTACTTAATAAACGTAGGTGGCGCATCATCCGATTTTATATTGTTGGATGGTCCTTGGCATTTGTTTTTTTGGCAATTGTTCGCGGTGTCGGTACTGAAGAACAGGGGCAGTTAAAATTCGATTTCAAATCAAGTATGATCATTGGTCTCACAATGGGACCAATCTTGGGTGTTATTTCAGGGATTGCTTCCATTTGGGCGGAGAAAAATATTTATCGAAAGCTTAGCATTGGAAGACTCTTATTGCTAAGGACCATGTATACCTTTTTATTCATCATTGCGATGACTTTTGTAGCATATGGGGTCTACCAATTTTATTTTGGCACAGAAATAAGCCTGCTCACCTTTGCTTTTGATGCCGGTAGTGGTGCCATATACTTTTACATATGGATAACTGACTCTTTTCTGACCATACTCCGACAAGTAAACCTCATGTTGGGAGAGGGGAACCTTTTAAAATTGATACGTGGTAAATTCTATACCCCACGGGAAGAAGCTCGAATCTTTATGTTTTTAGACCTACAGTCTTCCACGGAATTGGCAGAACGTCTTGGGCATGTTAATTATAGCATGTTGGTACAAGATTGCTTTAACGATTTAGGCATTGTTGTTGAGAATGATGCTGAAATATATCAATATGTAGGTGATGAAGCTGTCCTTACCTGGAAATTAAAAGAAGGGCTCCAAAATGAAAATTGCCTTAAGGCCTACTATAATTTCACTCAATTACTTTTGAAAAAACACGAGCATTACCAAAAAAAATACGCCTGCACACCATTTTTTAAAGCGGGCCTGCATGCGGGAACAGTTACCGTTACAGAAGTAGGAAAATACAAAAAGGAAATCGCTTACCATGGTGATACCATAAATACCGCTGCAAGAATTCAAGGCCAATGCAATAGTTTAAAGAGCGAATTATTGATATCTGAAAGCCTTAAAAACCAATTATCCTCTTCTAATTTTATGTATAACCCTATGGGAAGCATTCCCCTTAAAGGAAAAAAAGACAATGTGGCGGTTTGTGCGGTTTCCCAACTAACAGAATAA
- a CDS encoding DoxX family membrane protein, translating to MSVTNIIFIILRLFLGGFMIYGGIQKFQKPIPAPIEVVEKAEKFKAPEKESTLQKILYISGAKQTGYFWQLLGICELFFGLLILLQGSSFVGAVFLLPITLHIFLFHLFLEADELGELIQTGGLFIANIALVLKEKSKWKHLLWIKPI from the coding sequence ATGAGCGTAACAAATATTATTTTTATAATTCTCAGACTGTTTTTGGGCGGTTTTATGATTTATGGTGGAATCCAAAAATTCCAAAAACCAATTCCAGCTCCCATTGAAGTGGTCGAAAAAGCGGAGAAGTTTAAGGCACCTGAAAAAGAAAGCACACTCCAGAAGATTTTGTACATCAGTGGGGCAAAACAGACCGGGTATTTTTGGCAATTGTTGGGTATTTGCGAACTGTTTTTCGGATTGCTGATATTACTACAGGGAAGCAGTTTTGTTGGGGCAGTTTTCTTGTTGCCCATAACTCTTCACATCTTTTTGTTCCATCTGTTTTTAGAGGCTGATGAACTTGGTGAACTTATACAAACGGGAGGTTTATTTATTGCCAACATCGCTTTAGTATTAAAAGAAAAATCCAAGTGGAAACACTTGCTTTGGATAAAACCGATTTAG